The Paraburkholderia acidisoli genome contains a region encoding:
- a CDS encoding LrgB family protein has product MSTFYASLFADDAARLIAAGCFVLTVALYFGSKALYARVRSPWLTPLLAVPVVLGAIVLLLHIPYPVYFQDTRWLMWLLGPATVAFAVPIYEYRELIKRHWISLTVGVTVGIVVAVSGSLALAKLLHLSPELQRSLMTRSISTPFALAVSDKIHAPKDLTALFVIATGLCGMLFGELVLGLVPLRTRLARGALFGAAAHGVGTAKARELGCEEGVVASLTMMIAGVVMVLIAPALGFLPV; this is encoded by the coding sequence ATGAGCACGTTCTACGCGTCCCTGTTCGCCGACGACGCCGCGCGGCTCATCGCCGCGGGCTGCTTCGTCCTGACCGTCGCGCTCTATTTCGGCTCGAAGGCGCTCTACGCACGCGTGCGCTCGCCGTGGCTCACGCCGCTGCTCGCGGTGCCCGTGGTGCTCGGCGCGATCGTGCTCTTGCTGCACATTCCGTACCCCGTCTACTTTCAGGACACGCGCTGGCTGATGTGGCTGCTCGGCCCGGCCACGGTCGCGTTCGCGGTGCCGATCTACGAATACCGCGAACTCATCAAGCGCCACTGGATCTCGCTCACCGTGGGCGTGACGGTCGGCATCGTGGTGGCGGTGAGCGGTTCGCTCGCGCTCGCGAAGCTGCTGCATCTCTCGCCGGAATTGCAGCGCAGCCTCATGACGCGCTCGATCTCCACGCCGTTCGCGCTTGCCGTCTCCGACAAGATTCACGCCCCCAAGGATCTCACCGCGCTGTTCGTGATCGCCACGGGCCTGTGCGGCATGCTGTTCGGCGAACTCGTGCTCGGCCTCGTGCCGCTGCGCACGCGGCTCGCGCGCGGCGCGCTGTTCGGCGCGGCGGCGCATGGCGTGGGCACCGCGAAGGCGCGCGAACTGGGCTGCGAGGAAGGCGTGGTCGCGAGCCTCACGATGATGATCGCGGGCGTGGTGATGGTGCTGATCGCACCGGCGCTGGGTTTTCTGCCGGTCTGA
- a CDS encoding CidA/LrgA family protein, producing MTTTTATANTTARAATASLGQIARRAGNVVAQSALLAGVWFVADQLARAAHLPVPGGVVGLVLLLALLFCGGVTPRWVKAGADWLLSDMLLFFIPAAVAAVQYGGLFRADGWRLALVVVAGTLMVMVAVAFAVEQAARLERRLALRRVRRERHLAHA from the coding sequence ATGACCACCACGACCGCCACCGCGAACACGACCGCCCGCGCCGCCACGGCCAGCCTCGGCCAGATTGCGCGCCGCGCCGGCAATGTGGTGGCGCAGTCGGCGCTGCTGGCGGGCGTGTGGTTCGTGGCCGACCAGCTCGCGCGCGCCGCGCACCTGCCCGTGCCGGGCGGCGTGGTGGGCCTCGTGCTGTTGCTCGCGCTGCTGTTCTGCGGCGGCGTCACGCCGCGCTGGGTGAAGGCGGGCGCCGACTGGCTGCTCTCCGACATGCTGCTGTTCTTCATCCCGGCCGCCGTCGCGGCCGTGCAGTACGGCGGCCTGTTTCGCGCCGACGGCTGGCGCCTCGCGCTCGTCGTCGTGGCGGGCACGCTGATGGTGATGGTGGCCGTGGCTTTCGCCGTCGAGCAGGCCGCGCGCCTCGAACGCCGTCTCGCGCTGCGCCGCGTGCGCCGCGAACGCCATCTGGCCCACGCCTGA
- a CDS encoding LysR family transcriptional regulator translates to MELRALRYFIEVVRQQSFTAAAEQLHVTQPTISKMVKALEDETGMPLLLRDARQMVLTDAGRIVYQRGQDVLAAQAQLEAELADLGTLGRGELTIGIPPMGGSLFTPAIAAFRQRYPRIELKLFEQGSRAIEAALIAGELELGGVLLPVDPAQIDVLPISHEVLWLVARRGSRWDGKLAVPLKELAGEPFVFYGESLALNDVVLNACRLAGFVPQVVGRSGHWDLMAALVLAGVGIALLPAPYVRRLDAERFTCLPVAEPQITWDMAIGWKHNGYLSHAARAWLEVARAEYGKPFTFLDDFVCPPGLEKRAGNASF, encoded by the coding sequence ATGGAACTGCGCGCGCTTCGCTATTTCATCGAAGTCGTGCGGCAGCAGAGCTTCACCGCCGCCGCCGAACAACTGCACGTCACGCAGCCCACCATTAGCAAGATGGTGAAGGCGCTCGAGGACGAAACCGGCATGCCGCTGCTGCTGCGCGATGCTCGCCAGATGGTGCTCACCGACGCCGGCCGCATTGTTTATCAGCGCGGCCAGGACGTGCTCGCCGCGCAGGCGCAGCTCGAAGCCGAACTCGCCGATCTCGGCACGCTCGGGCGCGGCGAACTCACCATCGGTATTCCGCCGATGGGCGGCTCGCTCTTCACGCCCGCCATCGCCGCGTTCCGGCAGCGCTACCCGCGCATCGAACTCAAGCTGTTCGAGCAGGGCTCGCGCGCGATCGAGGCGGCGCTGATCGCGGGCGAGCTCGAACTGGGCGGCGTGCTGCTGCCCGTCGACCCCGCGCAGATCGACGTCCTGCCGATCTCGCACGAAGTGCTCTGGCTGGTCGCGCGGCGCGGCTCGCGCTGGGACGGCAAGCTCGCGGTGCCGCTCAAGGAACTCGCGGGCGAGCCGTTCGTGTTCTACGGCGAAAGCCTCGCGCTCAACGACGTCGTGCTCAACGCGTGCCGCCTTGCCGGTTTCGTGCCGCAGGTGGTGGGCCGCAGCGGCCACTGGGATCTGATGGCCGCGCTCGTGCTCGCGGGCGTGGGCATCGCGCTGCTGCCCGCGCCCTACGTGCGCCGCCTCGACGCCGAGCGCTTCACCTGCCTGCCCGTGGCCGAGCCGCAGATCACGTGGGACATGGCGATTGGCTGGAAGCACAACGGCTATCTCTCGCACGCGGCGCGCGCGTGGCTCGAAGTGGCGCGCGCGGAGTACGGCAAGCCGTTCACGTTCCTCGACGACTTCGTGTGCCCGCCGGGCCTGGAAAAGCGCGCGGGCAACGCCTCGTTCTGA
- a CDS encoding OmpA family protein, protein MSINVFQLLETVLGDDVVRTLGARFGLPPDLTRRIAGAAAPAIVAALMHRGSTPEGARSLFSTIMSPDVNALIGRQLPDLLTHTAALAQLEATGRDLIHKATGANVGALTDAVAAQTGAPQSTSYALTGVVGAVIMGILKQHFTASQGFVGQLPSLLGHQLPSVNASLSDRLASAVGLGSAAAFATSILRRLKDVSAHLDHPQPAVRPVAPAMPPQTVGDSTPPIAPEKRGHHWLWWLLAALALIIAIFALRACQSRDSAKTEAGASSASSASAADVASAAVPASAASDAASATVAAGAIAVAASDASDAAASAAAAPAPTADAHLAFTVDQAGVPTVTATLGSEAEKARLVDALTQRFGAGKFVANVNVDPATKPAPWLDRLDGLLPLMALPGAEVKIDGTHVELSGTAADAKAGWLDKLKALFGAGFEVGAFNVQQAVASATQSFRDAVKDLFGASGSCAPADVAKTLNLQVVNFTTGSSVVPASAAEDLQQSAKLLKQCAQRGHAVKLEVAGYSDNVGDKAVNLALSKTRAQAVRTYLVTWGAPVATLAARGYGEANPVDSNATESGRFHNRRIAFVAK, encoded by the coding sequence ATGAGCATCAACGTCTTTCAACTACTCGAAACGGTTCTGGGCGACGACGTCGTCAGAACGCTGGGCGCGCGCTTCGGCCTGCCGCCCGATCTCACGCGCCGCATCGCGGGCGCGGCCGCGCCGGCCATCGTCGCGGCGCTCATGCATCGCGGCAGCACGCCCGAAGGCGCGCGCAGCCTGTTCTCGACCATCATGTCGCCGGACGTCAACGCGCTGATCGGCCGGCAACTGCCCGACCTGCTCACGCACACAGCGGCGCTCGCGCAGCTCGAAGCCACGGGCCGCGACCTGATCCACAAGGCAACCGGCGCGAACGTGGGCGCGCTCACCGACGCCGTGGCCGCCCAAACGGGCGCGCCGCAATCGACGTCCTACGCGCTGACGGGCGTAGTCGGCGCTGTCATCATGGGGATTCTGAAGCAGCACTTCACGGCTTCCCAGGGCTTTGTCGGACAACTGCCGAGCCTGCTCGGCCATCAACTGCCTTCGGTGAACGCGAGCTTGAGCGATCGTCTCGCGAGCGCCGTCGGGCTCGGCAGCGCGGCCGCGTTCGCGACCTCGATCCTGCGCCGTCTGAAGGACGTCTCGGCGCATCTCGATCATCCGCAGCCGGCGGTGCGTCCCGTCGCTCCCGCCATGCCGCCGCAGACCGTGGGCGACTCCACGCCGCCCATCGCCCCCGAAAAACGCGGCCATCACTGGCTCTGGTGGTTGCTCGCCGCGCTGGCGCTGATCATCGCGATTTTCGCGCTGCGCGCTTGCCAGAGCCGCGATAGCGCCAAAACGGAGGCGGGTGCTTCGTCGGCTTCGTCGGCTTCCGCAGCGGATGTCGCGTCGGCGGCGGTGCCGGCTTCGGCGGCTTCGGACGCCGCCTCGGCAACCGTTGCCGCGGGCGCGATCGCCGTGGCGGCTTCGGACGCCAGCGACGCGGCGGCCAGCGCTGCGGCCGCGCCGGCGCCCACGGCGGATGCGCATCTGGCGTTCACCGTCGACCAGGCGGGCGTGCCCACCGTGACCGCGACGCTCGGCAGCGAAGCCGAAAAGGCTCGCCTCGTCGACGCGCTCACGCAGCGTTTCGGCGCGGGCAAGTTCGTTGCCAACGTGAACGTCGACCCGGCGACGAAGCCCGCGCCGTGGCTCGACCGCCTCGACGGCCTGTTGCCGCTGATGGCGCTGCCCGGCGCGGAAGTGAAGATCGACGGCACGCACGTCGAGCTGAGCGGCACGGCCGCCGACGCGAAGGCGGGCTGGCTCGACAAGCTCAAGGCGCTGTTCGGCGCGGGCTTCGAGGTCGGCGCGTTCAACGTGCAGCAAGCGGTGGCGAGCGCGACGCAGTCGTTCCGCGACGCCGTGAAGGACCTGTTCGGCGCCAGCGGCTCGTGCGCGCCCGCGGACGTCGCGAAAACGCTCAACCTGCAAGTGGTCAACTTCACGACGGGCAGCTCGGTCGTGCCGGCCTCGGCCGCCGAAGACCTGCAACAATCGGCGAAGCTGCTCAAGCAGTGCGCGCAGCGCGGCCACGCGGTGAAGCTCGAAGTGGCGGGCTATTCGGACAATGTGGGCGACAAGGCGGTCAATCTCGCGCTTTCGAAGACGCGTGCGCAAGCCGTGCGCACCTATCTCGTGACGTGGGGCGCGCCGGTCGCGACGCTCGCCGCGCGAGGCTACGGCGAAGCGAACCCCGTCGACAGCAACGCGACGGAAAGCGGCCGCTTCCACAATCGCCGTATTGCGTTCGTGGCGAAGTAA